From Malus sylvestris chromosome 1, drMalSylv7.2, whole genome shotgun sequence:
ATGGCTGAAATGTTATCACACCAGAGAGTGGGAGTCTGAGAAAGAGGAAAACCAAGGTCACGAAAAATTTTACAAATCCAAGTCAGTTCAGCTGCAGTGTGTGCGAGAGATCTGTATTCGGCTTCTGTGGATGACCATGCCACagtagcttgtttcttggcactccaacTGATAAGATTGGATCCCAGAAAGATATTATAACCACTAGTAGAACGGCGATCAAAGAGACAGCCAGCCCAATCCGCATAGGAGAAGGCTGTGAGATTAGGTGCACCCTTTCTGAACCATAGACCCTCAGAGACTGTACCCTTGAGATAACGAAGAATGCGTTTGACAGCTTGCATATGTTGGTCTCGAGGAGCATGCATGAACTGACAGATTTGATTCACAGCAAAGGAAATATCTGGACGGGTCCATGTCAAATACTGTAAACCACCAACAATGGATCGATACTCAGTGGGATTGGATAAAAAAGGACCACTGTGATCCAATTTGTTAGAGCCAAGGGGAGTGCAGCAAGGCTTTGCACCAGCCATATTAGTTTTCCCAAGAAGATCCAGTAAATACTTTGATTGATGGAGGAAGAGACCTGTGGAAGATCGTTGAATCTCTAAACCCAGGAAGTAGTGCAGTGGACCCAAATCCTTGACTGGAAAGATAGCACTGAGGTCGTGAATGAACAGATTGCATAAGGAAGAGTCAGGTCCAGTGACTAAtatatcatctacatacacAAGCACCATGACAGGAGTAGGACTagggagaacaaataaggaagcaTCAGAAGAAGATTGCTGAAAACCAAGTCGAAGAAGAGCTTGAAACAGTTTGTCAAACCAAGCCCGAGGGGCTTGCTTAAGACCATAAAGAGATTTCCTTAATTTGCAGACATGATGTGGCAGATTGGGATCAGAGAAACCCGGAGGCTGCTGCATGTACACATCGTCCTTCAAATCTTCATGAAGAAAGGCATTACTGATGTCTAACTGATTTAAAAACCAATTGAACTGCACAGCAAGGGACAAAAGGATTCTGATCGTGACTGGTTTAGCCACAGGACTGAAGGTCTCTTGAAAATCGATACCTTCCTGCTGATGATACCCTTTTGCAACCAAACGAGCTTTAAAACGCTCAACAGTACCATCAGGATGCTTCTTGATTCTGAACACCCACTTGCAGCCAACAACATTGTAGGAGGATGAGGGAGGAACAAGGGTCCAGGTGCCTGTGGATTGTAATGCATTAAACTCATCTTGCATGGCAGATCTCCAATGAGCATGCTTAGAGGCTTGCGGATATGTAGTCGGAATATAGTCAATATCAGATGGAAGAGGATGTTTGGTAGCTGCATATACCTTGGGCTTGAAGATACCAGCTTTGGAGCGAGTGATCATAGGGTGAGTATTGGGAGGGGGCAGTGATGTAGTTGGTGCAGGGGAAGAGACAGATGCAGTAGACAGAGAATCTATACGGGGAGCAGCAGTAGGAGGAATGGACTCTTGAGGATTGACATTGTGCGGACTTGAAGGAAAACACTCAGAGGTAGAGTGCAATTCTGGAACCAAAGATCCAGGAGAGGCACCAGGACGTTGAGGAACCGAGAACTGTAGATCCATGGGGGCGGAGACAGAGACGGAAGACATAACATGGATGGTAGGAGAAGACTGAAAAGGATAAGTTGCTTCATCAAACTGCACATGTCTGGAAATGTAGAGACGATTTGTGACTGGATCAAGGCATCGATAACCCTTGTGCTGTAAACTGTACCCCAGAAAAACACAGCTTTTGCTTTTTGCTTCTAACTTGGAATGAGTATAAGGTTTGAGCCACGGGAAACATCGACAGCCAAATACTTTCAGTCTTGAGTAATCTGGTGGCTTGAAGAAGAGCAATTCCCAAGGAGAGGTAGAGAGGCCAGAGATTGGCAACCTGTTAATAAGATACACAGCCGTAGAAAAGGCTTCCACCCAATAGAGATGGGGAATATTAGAAGCAACAAGTAATGTACGAGCAGTTTCCACAATATGGCGGTGCTTTCTCTCAGCACAGCCATTTTGTTCAGGAGTGTGAGGACATGTTAATCGATGAAGAATACCATGAGTGCGAAGAAAAGACTCAAACTTAGCACCAATGAATTCACCCCCTGAATCGGAATGCACAACCTTGATTTTATTGCCAAGTAGATTTTCTACATAGTGTTTGAATACAACAAAAGTAGAATAGGCATCAGATTTTGCCTTTAATGGAAAGAACCAACTATATCTACTGTAATCATCTACAAGCAACAAGTAGTACTTAAAGCCACTAGGAGAAGTGATGGAGGCAGGACCCCAAATATCACAGTGTAGTAGTTGAAGACTGTGAGTACTTGTAGAACTGGCAGATGCAAAAGGAAGCTTGTGACTTTTAGCTAAAGCACAATCTGAGCAGAAAAGATCACCAGTAGGTTTGCCTTGCACAACAAGCTTATTTCCTGAAAGAACCTTTcgaaaaatagaagaagatggATGACCCAATCTTCGATGCCAAATCTGTACAGGAGCTTTGACACTTATTAAAGCCGAGGGTGATGAAGAGATGGGATGACCAGAGCCTTGAAGAGGATAGAAGCCATCTTTAACTGGTCCCCGCAAAAGCGTCTTCCCCGAAACTCGATCCTTTACAGTGGATCCATCAGGGTCAAGAGTCAAGGCACAATTATTATCTTTTAAAAAGTGATATGCAGATAATAAGTTGTGTTTCATAGCAGGTACATGTAGGACATTACTCAACTTAAAAGAAGTATGAGATGTATCTAAAGTAGAGGTACCAATATTGTGAATAGGCAGACCTTTACCATCTCCTATATAGACCTTGTCTTCACCAGTGTAAGGAGAGGCAACAGAGAGATTTGCAATGTCATTTGTGATATGGGAGGTGGCTCCAGAATCCAATAGCCAAGATGGGGATGGTTTGGATGAGTAGTGAGCACAAAGAGCTGCAAGCTTGGCTGGTGGCACTCGTCCAAAGATCTCAGGATTCATCCTGTCAAAGCAATCAATTGCTTCATGGCTAGTTGAACCACATATTTGACAGGTGGTCTTGTGACTGGATGAAGAACCTTGGTTGTGAGATCGGGAGCCTGAATGAAAGGCACGAGGCTGATTTGGACGATAAGGACCAGTGGAGTTGCCACGTGAATTACTAAAATTGCGATTTCCTCTGAAATTGCGATTGTTCCGGCCTCTATTAGAATTGTAACGAGAGGCAGATTGAAGAGGCTGATTATATGCAGCGAAGGCCTGTGAAGAAGGCGTTGGGAGCAAAGGTGCTTGAGACTGAACAGAGAATGCTTGAAAAGGCTCAGTAGTAGGAGTGGACAGAATGTTCTTACGACGAGCCATGGAAAGCTCTTTGGTCAGCAACAGACCATGCAATTCATCAAGAGAAGTTGACGACAACCGCAACATGATGGAGTCAATAAAGGACTCGAATTCATCAGGAAGACCGTGAAGTGTTGCAGCAATGAGATCACGATCAGAAACAGTTGCACCAGCAGCACTGAGAGAATCTGAAATTTCCTTGAGTTGCTGTAGATATTCCGAGATCGATTGAGAGCCTTTTTGAATTGATTGAAGACGAGAACGAAGCTGGTGAATATGAGCTTCAGAGACTCCACCAAAACGTTGTTCAAGCTTCTGCCAAAGCTCTCGAGACGTGGACACCCCTACCGTGAATGGAATGAGATCTTCAGAAAGAGTCGAGTTGAGCCAAATCAAGAggttttgatctttttcaaaCCACTGCTCAAATGCCGGATTCAGTGAGCGATCAGGGAGAAGAGGAGCCGGACATGGCTCAGTACCGTCAACAAGACCAAGAAGTTTGTACCGGCGCAAAATTGGAGCAAACAATGCGCGCCATGGAAGGTAATTGGTGCGTTTGAGTTTGATTGGCACCATGCTACCAATGTTTTGGATCGTAAGAGACATATATGAGTTCTGAGGTTGAGGATTTTCAGAGGGATTAGGGTTTGGTAGTGACGATGAGATCGGCGGAGACGAAGAGCCAGATGGGGAGGCCATGATAGACAAGCGCAAAATGCGAGAgaggaggaagaatcaaagACAGAAAGCACAAGATCGATCACGAAATAAATCAAGAAATCGatcgagaaagagagaaaacgaTCGAGAAAGCACCGACTCAAATATATCACCGACtcaaattgaaagaaattgctGAGTAAAACTACCAAGACAGATCAAGAACAGTGATCAGAAAACAAAATCAACGAAGAAATCTGATCAATTTGAACAGAAATCAGAGAAGTAGAGCGGAAGAAATGGAGGATCGAATGCCGGAAGGCGATTGGCGATGAAACCATGTAGAAAGTATTGACGAAGATATTTTCATTACACACTGAATTGTCAGTACACAGGGATATATATAGTCACAAAGACTCTTACACAAGTGACCTTATCTTCTACAACTAATTACATAAATACCACAACTAACtatttactgttgtaactaacttgtGACTGATTTAGTTCTCTCAATACTAACAAACGGGGCCATAACCCATAAGGACACATGTAGGAAATGGTCGTTTATTCCGTCTTCCACGACGAAATGCTGCAGAACCAAATATCCGGAAGGATCGCCAGGCAATGTACTAGACCTCGAATCAGTTGACATGCGCTAATTCAGCTTGGGATGCAGTCCTTTCCACAGCCATCCACCAGTCTTCATCATCGGAATCAATGTTTTCCTATTCGTCGAAGAAACTCAGACAAATCAGATTTCAGGAAAACGAGAAGATTGGTTCCATCCATTTCACTGCACCCAGTGAGCAAAACTAAACAGAAAAGAGACAGTAGGATAAACTTGGACAGATGTTCAGAAAATGTAGCCTCACCATATTACTGATCCCTAAAGAATTTTGCTTATTCTCGACATCATCTGCAACTCTAATGGCTTCACGCCACCATGAATCTGTAACGCAACTGCTGCTCATTTTCTCATCACCATAGAGAACAGATTCAGGATCATTTTTATATTCATACACCATGTCAGGGATGATTTCCCATGGAATTGGTCGCGAGGCAGAACGATAACCTATCGCCATCATATGCAAGTTGAAAGTGATCGCTTATTGATTAAAGGAGATTAAAAATAGGTAAATATTTacagaaattgaaattttttttgcacCTCTGCAGTCAGGATCATGACATTTCTGATAATAAGAAGCCCTTCTGAGGTCGGCAACGTATATCACTAACCAATAGAACCATCACGCGCATTAGCAGGTTCTGTGTTACATATAAGAAAAAAAGCGTAGGGCAAGTTCCAGACAATACTTTCACGTGTGTATAAGCAGACAGGAATCTGAGTCATGAATTAAGATACCAACAACATATTAGATTTACCGTGATTGCTTTTATGCTGTCTGCCAATTCGCTCACAGTATCTATTTCTTGACATGCTGTAGACCATGAGTGCAAACTCTGAAAGCCAATACCAGCTCCGAATTTTACCTAGAGAAGCAGCAAGTTATTTAAAAAGTGACTGCATAAAATTATCAAACTTTTCTGATGCCGGCCACAAGGTACCACCTGATACATTTCCAATGGTGGCAACAGATTCTACAAATGCATCCAAAGCTGGAAATGGAGATTTTCCCAGGAAGTATGTTGCTGAAGCACCACTTGTGCAACCATTCAATGCATATTCTTGGGGCCAACTGTAACATTTTCCAAGACCATGGTTTACCTGTATCAAGAAAGCATTTGATATAGTTAAAATGCACTAATGTCATTATGCTTATGGTTATCTCATATCTGTAAGCATCAAGAGTATGGAACGGTTTTGGAATCCAAATTACCTCGGTGTCAAAATGCAGAGTCTTTATACAATCAAGATCTGGTTTGCATACTAGAAGCTTTTCACAATCAACATCCAAATTGCAGATCAAGGATGCCATGAACATCTCCTCCTCACACTGCTGTTAAATAACAAAGCGTTGATTATACGATTATTATGTAGTCAACGCATAAAATCAAAACATCACTAACAAAGCTCCAGGTTGCAACTATTATATTAATCGGAAGGGTGGCAATACCATCTTGTTGGCTTTGAAACGCCCAGTAGGCAGAAGCACTGAATTCTTCCCTGCCTTTGATGATAGAGCTAGACGAAAGCAACGATTTCGAGTATATACAGCAGTGTCCACAAATAGTTTACTAGGGGAGTCAGAGGAGCTTGAATCTTTTCTGATAAATAAGTTTCCAAATCTTCCATCTCTCTCCTTTGCACTTGAAATCCGTGAGCATATCTGATAATATGTCATCACAGTGACAATAGTTGATGTTTCTACAGGgaatataaaaaggaaaaatcgTAGTAAATGCAGCAGATTTCTGTTCATCGCTATAAAAAGAAGCTATAGGTAATGAAATAAATTcccatttttaaatttaatcgAGCAAAAGACATCCTAAGAAACAACGTACAAATATCATAATGAAACGATACCTCAGTGACAAATGCACCTGCATGTGAGTTGTCCTTAAAAGCAGTCTTTTCTATTCGAATGATTAGGTGACGAGAGAACTTTGCTGCATAAAAGTATAACCATAAGTGACAATCAACTTCAAGAACCTCGCCATGAAATTATATACAATAGATGACGTTATGAAACAGAAATCAAAACCCATATATGGTATCTATATTTAGACTCCATGAAAATTTAAATGCACATAGACATCAGCCTCATATATAAGGGAAGGAGTGATAATTGTGACCCACCTTCATTAGAGGAATCAAGCTCCAATATCCATTCCTTGTTTCCGATAATAGAATACTTTTCAAGCAGGGCTTCAAAAATGGCTGATATCAAGAGGTCAACCATTTCATCACCATTTCTGTCTGCATTGTCCCTTCTACTGAATTCCAAGTCAAAATAAAGGTGACACGGCAAACCCTGAAAGCAACACATTCCAATTATAGGAACCACAACCTAGAACGGAAATCAATTTTCTGCACACAGTACCCATTTATTGCTTCtattaaataaaaggaaagaaaaattgTCACCTCCTGGATCACTTCGTAGTGGTGACGGAACTTGGGATTCATATTTTTATACCTGAAAAAGGAAACGAAAGCAgtacaaatataaaaaatataataccTCATACGGTGAAAAAGTataaaaaatcgaaaaggaCAAGGTAACCTTCTCCAAAAATCGTTATATGTTGAAACGAGGAACCTTCTCTGTCCACTATAATGATCTTGATAACTAAATACATGAACATTCTCATGCCCTTTGACAAACTGCATTGCTTCATCCTGCCTTGGAAACGTAGTCCACACTTCCTTCCTAAATGAACCAAAAACAATGGTCAAGTCACATTGTAAAAGAGTATCACAAGAGAAAAGAACCTTCTTAAAGAATGACAGTGTGGACAAAGAAATACACAAATACCTTGAAGTCAATCTTTTTTGTGCAGCGAGATCAACACGTATTTCACGTAGGAGTCGCAGAAACGACCTTGATGGTTTTTTGGGGGGCACACCATGTGGAGATCCGTAGAATACAACTGGGGAAAACTCCTTTTGACGATTAAACTTGTTTGGTTTAACACTTGTAGGACCAGACTGAATCAGAAAATCAGCAGGGCAAAAATCAAATTACTGACTCACCAACCGATAAACGCAGTAAAAGAACATTTCAGCTACCAACGAAATAAAAGGTCTAGCTTCATTCAACCAAGAAACAATTTCCACACAACAAGAAACATCGATGGGAAAATTCGAACTTAGAACCAATCAAGAACATAGCATGAATTAAAGTTACTTGGATACAAAAACCATTACGTGCGAATGCTCCATCAAACATATGGTTGATTAATTTGCAGCCTTTATAAAGCACAAAACGAAACCAATTTTCATTGTACATAAGTACCTTGTCGGCGGAAAGTTGTAATTCTGATGCATTTTTCTTTGTGTTCTCTGCTGAGCCTGGAGAGGAGACTTCCGGGGTTTTACTCCTCCGCTTCAAATCGCTTTTGCTTCTCTTCCTTTCCCTCAATGCGGATTCTGGTCAGACAAGAAAATAACAAATCTTGTAAATATCAGTTAACAACTCAACCAATCAAGAACAATGCTTTGATTGAAACCTCTACAAAACACATTCCACaagcaataaaaagaaaattgaatctCATACTTCCAATTCGAAACCCTAATTTAACCTcccaaatgaaaaacattgttaATCTTGTCAAGGATTTGATTTTCTTCGtttttgattttgaattctCAGTGGCCAAACAGggcggaggagagagaaagagagggagctTACGAGGAGGAGAGATGCCGCACTTGAAGCACTCGAACAACCGATCGACGTCGTCCATCGCCAGTCGTCCGTCGTCACTGCTCACTCTAAAACGACGCCGTACAGAGAGCTTATTTCGTTTCTAAGCGGTAATTTGAATTTTCGAAAGGAAACCTGAGAATCCCGTTTAGATTCCACAACGTTTTCTTTCCCTCCACTTTCTCTTGTTTCCGCCACGTCAGTTGGTAAAGTGcgtcatttttttagaaaaaaattgtagaaatgttggctcaattttaatttaattggacTAATTGTCTTTCAACTAAAATTTATGATTATTGATCTTTTAATTCATCACAATATGCGGCTATGATTCTTTTCAGCAATTCTGTCAAAATTAAAGGATCATTTCTCTAATTGGCTTAAAATTAagggattatttttttaattaggttaaagttaaggAGTCCTTACTATAACTTTTCTcatttagtttttcatattttgtcCTTGTTTTGGGCTCATTTGCGTGATACGTAATTCTTTTTTACAAACATTCTAATGGAATTCACAAAAATAATCATAGATGtacgttttgatgaatttaggAATTAATAGTTCGCggatttttagttaaaaaacgATTTCACCGATTAGAATAAAGTTGGAGGACCAACCCAAACCCGGCTATACTGTACACGACAGCCACCCAACCCACTCCTTACAACCTCCGCGACAGCTTCTCCGCCGGCgacctcctctctctctcattttctcgccttctctgtctttctctcttctcctccCTCTTCCCTCCTGCTCCACCAGAACCAAACAGCCACTGCTGGCAGCCACTCACTCACTCCCTGGCTGCCTGAACGAACTGGAGCTGAGATTTTAAATGCTTTACCGAGCATGCTTACATTGAAACACTCTCTACCGGCCTTCACTCGAGGACTGGAATTCATCAAATTTCCCCACAGGAGAAGCAGTATAGTGGTAGAAGCTGCTTCCGACTGAAGTGCTTCCTGAATTTGCATAATTCGAAATTGTTGTTGCAGAAAGATTGTCACTTTCTTctcaaatttatatttttcaacgaTGTTTTCAGGTATGTGCTCAAAAGGGTCCAAGACCCAGGTACCCAAGAGTCTGGAAAGCCAATAAACGGATTGGAACCGTTTCCAAATCCCTCAAACTTGTTGAATCTGTAAGCTTTTATATATCTTTgatctttttttcttctcaatttccatatttttgcttggtttttgagaaataattgtaataataattaaattttgtagATTAAGGGATTGTCAAATGTGAAAGAGGAAGTTTATGGAGCCCTTGATTCTTTCATTGCTTGGGAATTAGAATTCCCTTTGATTACTGTGAAGAAGGCGCTCAAGTCCCTTGAGAATCAAAAGGAGTGGAAGAGGATAATTCAGGTTTGATTTTTCTCCTTCATTGAAAATGTTCAATATGTAACATAGACGTGAGTTAGGCCGGTTGGTCATTTTAGTGTGCCTGCCCTCTTGCGCCTGAGTCCAAATTACCCTTGATAGTTTAGAATATGGCAATGCTAAAGAAAAATGCTCAATGTATAACATAGGTGTGAGTTAGGCCGGTTGGTCATGGTAGTGTGCCCGCCCTCTTGCGCCTGAGTCCAAATTACCTTTGATAGTTTAGAATATGGCAATGCTAAAGCAAAATGCTTGATGTATAATGTAGACGTGAGTTAGGCTGGTTGGTGAGGGCTAGGTCTCCGCTCTCTTGCACCCCGAGTTCGAATTCCTTACGGTAGTTTATGAATGGGTCCTAACTTTTGAAATCTAAGACATCACATGTGTGTTTTGTAGGTGTCAAAGTGGATGCTGAGCAAAGGGCAAGGAAGAACAATGGGGACCTATTTCACACTGTTAACTGCTTTGGCAGAGGATGGGAGGATTGAAGAAGCTGAAGAGTTGTGGACTAAGTTGTTCTCGCAGTACTTGGAAAGCATGCCTCGCATGTTCTTCGACAAGATGATTTCGATTTACTACCAACACGGCTTGCACGATAAGATGTTTGAGGTATTACAGTCCAACCACGTTTTCGTAAACAGATTTATGAACATATCGATTCTTAAATCAATCTATGAGCCGTGCATCTTGTAACACTGTATATACTTGGTGCAATCTGAAACTCCCGGAACTTTGATTGATAAACGGATTCGTTCTCATATCCCGAAAG
This genomic window contains:
- the LOC126616732 gene encoding uncharacterized protein LOC126616732 isoform X13, with the translated sequence MDDVDRLFECFKCGISPPQSALRERKRSKSDLKRRSKTPEVSSPGSAENTKKNASELQLSADKSGPTSVKPNKFNRQKEFSPVVFYGSPHGVPPKKPSRSFLRLLREIRVDLAAQKRLTSRKEVWTTFPRQDEAMQFVKGHENVHVFSYQDHYSGQRRFLVSTYNDFWRRYKNMNPKFRHHYEVIQEGLPCHLYFDLEFSRRDNADRNGDEMVDLLISAIFEALLEKYSIIGNKEWILELDSSNEAKFSRHLIIRIEKTAFKDNSHAGAFVTEICSRISSAKERDGRFGNLFIRKDSSSSDSPSKLFVDTAVYTRNRCFRLALSSKAGKNSVLLPTGRFKANKMCEEEMFMASLICNLDVDCEKLLVCKPDLDCIKTLHFDTEVNHGLGKCYSWPQEYALNGCTSGASATYFLGKSPFPALDAFVESVATIGNVSGKIRSWYWLSEFALMVYSMSRNRYCERIGRQHKSNHVIYVADLRRASYYQKCHDPDCRGYRSASRPIPWEIIPDMVYEYKNDPESVLYGDEKMSSSCVTDSWWREAIRVADDVENKQNSLGISNMENIDSDDEDWWMAVERTASQAELAHVN
- the LOC126616732 gene encoding uncharacterized protein LOC126616732 isoform X12, giving the protein MDDVDRLFECFKCGISPPQSALRERKRSKSDLKRRSKTPEVSSPGSAENTKKNASELQLSADKSGPTSVKPNKFNRQKEFSPVVFYGSPHGVPPKKPSRSFLRLLREIRVDLAAQKRLTSRKEVWTTFPRQDEAMQFVKGHENVHVFSYQDHYSGQRRFLVSTYNDFWRRYKNMNPKFRHHYEVIQEGLPCHLYFDLEFSRRDNADRNGDEMVDLLISAIFEALLEKYSIIGNKEWILELDSSNEAKFSRHLIIRIEKTAFKDNSHAGAFVTEICSRISSAKERDGRFGNLFIRKDSSSSDSPSKLFVDTAVYTRNRCFRLALSSKAGKNSVLLPTGRFKANKMQCEEEMFMASLICNLDVDCEKLLVCKPDLDCIKTLHFDTEVNHGLGKCYSWPQEYALNGCTSGASATYFLGKSPFPALDAFVESVATIGNVSGKIRSWYWLSEFALMVYSMSRNRYCERIGRQHKSNHVIYVADLRRASYYQKCHDPDCRGYRSASRPIPWEIIPDMVYEYKNDPESVLYGDEKMSSSCVTDSWWREAIRVADDVENKQNSLGISNMENIDSDDEDWWMAVERTASQAELAHVN
- the LOC126616732 gene encoding uncharacterized protein LOC126616732 isoform X15 produces the protein MDDVDRLFECFKCGISPPQSALRERKRSKSDLKRRSKTPEVSSPGSAENTKKNASELQLSADKSGPTSVKPNKFNRQKEFSPVVFYGSPHGVPPKKPSRSFLRLLREIRVDLAAQKRLTSRKEVWTTFPRQDEAMQFVKGHENVHVFSYQDHYSGQRRFLVSTYNDFWRRYKNMNPKFRHHYEVIQEGLPCHLYFDLEFSRRDNADRNGDEMVDLLISAIFEALLEKYSIIGNKEWILELDSSNEAKFSRHLIIRIEKTAFKDNSHAGAFVTEICSRISSAKERDGRFGNLFIRKDSSSSDSPSKLFVDTAVYTRNRCFRLALSSKAGKNSVLLPTGRFKANKMQCEEEMFMASLICNLDVDCEKLLVCKPDLDCIKTLHFDTEVNHGLGKCYSWPQEYALNGCTSGASATYFLGKSPFPALDAFVESVATIGNVSGKIRSWYWLSEFALMVYSMSRNRYCERIGRQHKSNHVIYVADLRRASYYQKCHDPDCRGYRSPSRPIPWEIIPDMVHEHKNDPESVSYGDENMTSGCVADSWWLEAIRVADDAENKQNSLWISNM
- the LOC126616732 gene encoding uncharacterized protein LOC126616732 isoform X10 gives rise to the protein MDDVDRLFECFKCGISPPQSALRERKRSKSDLKRRSKTPEVSSPGSAENTKKNASELQLSADKSGPTSVKPNKFNRQKEFSPVVFYGSPHGVPPKKPSRSFLRLLREIRVDLAAQKRLTSRKEVWTTFPRQDEAMQFVKGHENVHVFSYQDHYSGQRRFLVSTYNDFWRRYKNMNPKFRHHYEVIQEGLPCHLYFDLEFSRRDNADRNGDEMVDLLISAIFEALLEKYSIIGNKEWILELDSSNEAKFSRHLIIRIEKTAFKDNSHAGAFVTEICSRISSAKERDGRFGNLFIRKDSSSSDSPSKLFVDTAVYTRNRCFRLALSSKAGKNSVLLPTGRFKANKMQCEEEMFMASLICNLDVDCEKLLVCKPDLDCIKTLHFDTEVNHGLGKCYSWPQEYALNGCTSGASATYFLGKSPFPALDAFVESVATIGNVSGKIRSWYWLSEFALMVYSMSRNRYCERIGRQHKSNHVIYVADLRRASYYQKCHDPDCRGYRSPSRPIPWEIIPDMVHEHKNDPESVSYGDENMTSGCVADSWWLEAIRVADDAENKQNSLWISNMTLILTMKTGGWLWKGQHPKLNSCTSTDSRAKHCLVILPDIWFCSIPFVTR
- the LOC126616732 gene encoding uncharacterized protein LOC126616732 isoform X1, which gives rise to MDDVDRLFECFKCGISPPQSALRERKRSKSDLKRRSKTPEVSSPGSAENTKKNASELQLSADKSGPTSVKPNKFNRQKEFSPVVFYGSPHGVPPKKPSRSFLRLLREIRVDLAAQKRLTSRKEVWTTFPRQDEAMQFVKGHENVHVFSYQDHYSGQRRFLVSTYNDFWRRYKNMNPKFRHHYEVIQEGLPCHLYFDLEFSRRDNADRNGDEMVDLLISAIFEALLEKYSIIGNKEWILELDSSNEAKFSRHLIIRIEKTAFKDNSHAGAFVTEICSRISSAKERDGRFGNLFIRKDSSSSDSPSKLFVDTAVYTRNRCFRLALSSKAGKNSVLLPTGRFKANKMQCEEEMFMASLICNLDVDCEKLLVCKPDLDCIKTLHFDTEVNHGLGKCYSWPQEYALNGCTSGASATYFLGKSPFPALDAFVESVATIGNVSGKIRSWYWLSEFALMVYSMSRNRYCERIGRQHKSNHVIYVADLRRASYYQKCHDPDCRGYRSPSRPIPWEIIPDMVHEHKNDPESVSYGDENMTSGCVADSWWLEAIRVADDAENKQNSLWISNMEDIDSDDENWWMAVERTASQAEFMHVNRFEGETLPCDPSGYLVLQHSVCYTVTRTVEATS
- the LOC126616732 gene encoding uncharacterized protein LOC126616732 isoform X2, with the protein product MDDVDRLFECFKCGISPPQSALRERKRSKSDLKRRSKTPEVSSPGSAENTKKNASELQLSADKSGPTSVKPNKFNRQKEFSPVVFYGSPHGVPPKKPSRSFLRLLREIRVDLAAQKRLTSRKEVWTTFPRQDEAMQFVKGHENVHVFSYQDHYSGQRRFLVSTYNDFWRRYKNMNPKFRHHYEVIQEGLPCHLYFDLEFSRRDNADRNGDEMVDLLISAIFEALLEKYSIIGNKEWILELDSSNEAKFSRHLIIRIEKTAFKDNSHAGAFVTEICSRISSAKERDGRFGNLFIRKDSSSSDSPSKLFVDTAVYTRNRCFRLALSSKAGKNSVLLPTGRFKANKMCEEEMFMASLICNLDVDCEKLLVCKPDLDCIKTLHFDTEVNHGLGKCYSWPQEYALNGCTSGASATYFLGKSPFPALDAFVESVATIGNVSGKIRSWYWLSEFALMVYSMSRNRYCERIGRQHKSNHVIYVADLRRASYYQKCHDPDCRGYRSPSRPIPWEIIPDMVHEHKNDPESVSYGDENMTSGCVADSWWLEAIRVADDAENKQNSLWISNMEDIDSDDENWWMAVERTASQAEFMHVNRFEGETLPCDPSGYLVLQHSVCYTVTRTVEATS
- the LOC126616732 gene encoding uncharacterized protein LOC126616732 isoform X11 — translated: MDDVDRLFECFKCGISPPQSALRERKRSKSDLKRRSKTPEVSSPGSAENTKKNASELQLSADKSGPTSVKPNKFNRQKEFSPVVFYGSPHGVPPKKPSRSFLRLLREIRVDLAAQKRLTSRKEVWTTFPRQDEAMQFVKGHENVHVFSYQDHYSGQRRFLVSTYNDFWRRYKNMNPKFRHHYEVIQEGLPCHLYFDLEFSRRDNADRNGDEMVDLLISAIFEALLEKYSIIGNKEWILELDSSNEAKFSRHLIIRIEKTAFKDNSHAGAFVTEICSRISSAKERDGRFGNLFIRKDSSSSDSPSKLFVDTAVYTRNRCFRLALSSKAGKNSVLLPTGRFKANKMQCEEEMFMASLICNLDVDCEKLLVCKPDLDCIKTLHFDTEVNSSLRKCYSWPQEYALNGSTSGASATYFQGKSPFPALDAFVESVATIGNVSGKIRSWYWLSEFALMVYSMSSNRYRERIGRQHKSNRGYRSPSRPIPWEIIPDMVHEHKNDPESVSYGDENMTSGCVADSWWLEAIRVADDAENKQNSLWISNMEDIDSDDENWWMAVERTASQAEFMHVNRFEGETLPCDPSGYLVLQHSVCYTVTRTVEATS